The DNA segment CTGCACAATTCAGGAATAGTAGAGAAATACGGAGGAAGCATGCGTAAAAGACTGGCACTCACCCTGGCCCTGCTCAGCGTTCCTGCACTGGCCCAGCAACAGGGCACCCTGAGTGAAATTCGAGTACAAGGAGCAGATGACCTGCTCAGCAGCCTGATCAAAATTGAGTTGCCTTTTGTGATTGGCGATCCCATCAGCAAAGTCGATCCCAAACTTGCTGAACTGGCCGTGGAAGGCCTGGGTTTTTTCAAATCTGTGGATGCACGTCTGCTGGAAGAAAGCGGACAGACCATTCTGGTGGTGCAGGTGGAAGCCAACCCCACCATCACCCAGGTGGAGATCAAAGGCAACACCCTGGTCCAGTCCAGCCAGATTCAGGCCCTCCTGGAGAACCAACTCAACATCTCTGCAGGCACAACCCTCAACACCCTGCGCGTGGACCAGTCCCGGCAGTTGCTGTCTGAGGGATACCGTCAGGCGGGTCTGCCTTTCGCTCCAAAAGTCCAGACCGATCTCGCTGTGGACAAAGATGGGGTGAAACTCACCTACACCATCGACGAAACGGCCCCCATTGAAAGCGTGAAAGTGACTGGCAACACCCTGGTCACAGATGAAGAACTGCAGCAAGCCGTTGCCCCTCTGGTGCAGGCCAAAACCTTCACCATGCAGGTGTACCAGCAGGCCCTGCAGAACATTGCCAATCTGTACTCACGCAAGGGGTATCAGGGCAGTGGACCCAATGTTTCTGGTGCTGAATTGGCCGGGAACGTGCTGACCATCCAAGTGCGTGAGCTGAAAATTGGCAGCATCGACACCAGCAACCTGGGCGAAGGGGTTCAGCTGACCAGCAAGCCCGGGGATTTCCTCAACACCCAGAAATTGCTCGATGACGTGCGTGCCCAGGGCAACCGACTTGGCAAGTATGTCAGTGTGGAGTACCAGCAAGACCCCACCGAACCTGCAACCGTCAATGTCAGTTTCGTGCTGTCTGATCAGGCCACAGGCAAAGTTGAAAAGATCGTCATCAACAATGAAACCGCGCTCACTGAGGAAGAGTTGCGCCCCCTGTTGCGCCTGAAAGCGGGTGACCAGTTCAACCTGGAGCTTGCCCAGAACGATTATATGGCCATGCAACGGGCCTACCGGGAAAAAGGCTTTGAACTCGTCACCCAGCCCAATCCCATCGACTTCGATGGCACCACCCTCACCTTCAACCTTCGAGAGCTGAGAATTGGTGGCTATGAACTGGAGTGGAAAGGAGACCACCGCAGCCAGGAGCGTCTGGTTCTGCGAGAGTTGCCCCCCGCAGGCAGTGCCTTTAACAAGGACATCTTCAACAAGAGCCTGGAGCGCCTGATCCGCACAGGTTACGTTGCACCACCTGAGGTCCTCACCAAGGTCAACCCTGAAGACCCCAACAGTGCCATCTTCGTTCTGAAGCTCACCGAGAACAGCAACCGTTACTTCAGCCCAGCAATTGAGTACAACAGCCTGGGTGGAGGCTGGAGTGGAAGTCTGGCTTATGAGGACAACAACTTCTTCGGAACGGGTCACAGTGCCAGTGCCCAGGTCAGTGCCAGCCTCAATGAGGCCAACCAGCCCTTCAATGGACAGCTCAGTTACAGCATTCCCTGGCTGGACTTTGATTTCCTGGATTTTGCCACCACCCCCACCAGTGCTTCTCTGAGTGTGTACTCTATGGTGACGCCCAACCTTCCCATCAAGCGAACGGTTCCTGGCACCACAGATACAGAAGACACTGGACGCCAGTACTCTGAACGTGCCACCGGCTTCAGCGTCAACCTGGGTCGACCCATCACCCCCGAGTTGCGGGTTTCACTGGGATACAGCATGGAATGGACCCAGGCCTACCTTGAACGCCGCGCTGCAGGTGAAGGTGGCCTCCCAGACAATGACCCGGATCTTGTGGCCAGTTTCCCTCCAAACGGTCAAAACAGTCAGGTCTACAGCAACCTGTCTTTTGACAACACCAACTTCCCGGAATTCCCCAGCAGTGGGTTCAGAGCCAGTCTGGGAGCCTCGTACGGGTTCGGTTACACAGGCAGCACCCGCCTGAACTGGTGGCAATTGACAGGTGGCGGCCGCAGCTATTTCGGATTTGGCAACAAGATGGACAACGGCATGGACCAGTTCGCCGTCGCCCTGAGGGCAAATGCTGGAACCATTCTGGGCTCTGCCCCCGCTTCCCGAACCTTTGTGATTGGGGGCAGTGAACCTTCTGACCGTTTCACCCTTCGTGGGTACGACAACAAAGCTTTCACTGGAAGCAATTACTTCACAGCAAGCACAGAGCTCCGGTACAACACTGGCCTTTCCACAGGGTTTTCACAGGGACTCTATGGGGTTGCTTTCGTGGATGTGGGGGATGCCTGGACCAAATCCAGCGAATTCAAAGTCAATGTGGGGTACGGCCTTGGGGTGCAATTGAACCTGGGCACTTCCAGTTTCCTGCTGCCTGCCATCCGACTGGATTATGGCTTCAGTCCCGTCAACCCGAAAGGCAAGTTCCACTTCAGGCTGGGTTCTTTCTTCTGAGCCAGATGACAACACAACATCACCCCGGCATCAGCCGGGGTGTCTTTTTGACCATCGATTATCCTGCTTTGCACGTGCAGGTCTCAGCGCAGGATTCGAGGATAAATCACCACTTTGCTGCTGGGCTTGATGTCCGCCCGACTGACAATGCCCACCAGCACACTCCCTTTGAGGGTCTTCAGGCTGTTGACCATGTTGACGGTGTCAGCAGTGCTCAGGCCAGAAGGCAGGTTTTCCAGTGGAATCCCCTGTTCCTGTAAAGATTTGATGGCATCCAGAGCGAGGTTCTGCAGGAACTGGGTGAGTTCCCGGTTGGTCTTGACTCCGGTGGGGCCCACATTGATCAGCCTGGAGCGGATGGGTTGCTCTCGCACATAAAGCACCCTGTTGTCCAGCAATTGCATGTCCACACTGACCGGGAAACCCTTGATCTGGTTGTTGGTGGCCCGAATCACCACCAGCACCTCCCCGTTCAGGTTGCGCAGGTTCTGGGAGAGCACAGAGACCTGATCTTCACCAACCAGAAGTGCACTGGGTTTGCCTCTAGCGCCTCTGGAAATGGCTTTCAGTTCTGCCTGACGGATGGCACGGTCCAGCGCATCAATCCCCTCATCGGCCTGGTAGACCCCCTGAAAAACAAGGTCACCCTTTTCAAAGATGGCATCCTGGGTGCGTCTGGCCTCCAGTTCGGTTCGTTGCTGGTCCAGGCTGACTTTGAGCTGGGAGGATTCAGATTTCAGTTCCGCAATCTCCTCGGTCATTTTTTTGATGGAGCCTCGCAACTGGGCATTGTCTTTTTTCAGGTCTTCGGACTCCTTGATCAGCTGCGCCCTCAGGTACTGCAAACCGGAAACCTCTCCCTGAGCAGCCTGTCTGGCTTTCTTGAGGGATTCGTTTTCCTTCTTGAGGTTTTTTTGCTCTGTGCGCAAGGCATTGATGGTGGGGCTGATCTGCTTGATCTGTTGCTGGGCAGACTGATACTGGGCAAGTGCCTGCTGGTACTCTGTCTGGATCTTCTGATACTGTTCTCGCTCAGTGGTCAGATCGGCAACCATCTGGTCATAACTGCTGCGCAATTTTTTGTTCTGTGCTTCCAGATTGGTGCTCTTGATTTCAAGCTCCCGGATGCTCTGTTCAAGCACCTGGCCTTGTTGAAAGAGGGCAGCTGCACGTGA comes from the Deinococcus cellulosilyticus NBRC 106333 = KACC 11606 genome and includes:
- a CDS encoding BamA/OMP85 family outer membrane protein gives rise to the protein MRKRLALTLALLSVPALAQQQGTLSEIRVQGADDLLSSLIKIELPFVIGDPISKVDPKLAELAVEGLGFFKSVDARLLEESGQTILVVQVEANPTITQVEIKGNTLVQSSQIQALLENQLNISAGTTLNTLRVDQSRQLLSEGYRQAGLPFAPKVQTDLAVDKDGVKLTYTIDETAPIESVKVTGNTLVTDEELQQAVAPLVQAKTFTMQVYQQALQNIANLYSRKGYQGSGPNVSGAELAGNVLTIQVRELKIGSIDTSNLGEGVQLTSKPGDFLNTQKLLDDVRAQGNRLGKYVSVEYQQDPTEPATVNVSFVLSDQATGKVEKIVINNETALTEEELRPLLRLKAGDQFNLELAQNDYMAMQRAYREKGFELVTQPNPIDFDGTTLTFNLRELRIGGYELEWKGDHRSQERLVLRELPPAGSAFNKDIFNKSLERLIRTGYVAPPEVLTKVNPEDPNSAIFVLKLTENSNRYFSPAIEYNSLGGGWSGSLAYEDNNFFGTGHSASAQVSASLNEANQPFNGQLSYSIPWLDFDFLDFATTPTSASLSVYSMVTPNLPIKRTVPGTTDTEDTGRQYSERATGFSVNLGRPITPELRVSLGYSMEWTQAYLERRAAGEGGLPDNDPDLVASFPPNGQNSQVYSNLSFDNTNFPEFPSSGFRASLGASYGFGYTGSTRLNWWQLTGGGRSYFGFGNKMDNGMDQFAVALRANAGTILGSAPASRTFVIGGSEPSDRFTLRGYDNKAFTGSNYFTASTELRYNTGLSTGFSQGLYGVAFVDVGDAWTKSSEFKVNVGYGLGVQLNLGTSSFLLPAIRLDYGFSPVNPKGKFHFRLGSFF
- a CDS encoding DUF3084 domain-containing protein, which translates into the protein MLWVLLVFVVLLAGLIAYVADNVARRVGRRHIRLFGLRPKTTALIYAVATGMGISFLSMLGFALVNQQAIVTISKAEQYRKELQELQVQIAPLRKNKEELEAALKVTQDNVVRLSSEREAALKARDSLKKESDSLKAEVNELKEYRVALESQNQKLNSRAAALFQQGQVLEQSIRELEIKSTNLEAQNKKLRSSYDQMVADLTTEREQYQKIQTEYQQALAQYQSAQQQIKQISPTINALRTEQKNLKKENESLKKARQAAQGEVSGLQYLRAQLIKESEDLKKDNAQLRGSIKKMTEEIAELKSESSQLKVSLDQQRTELEARRTQDAIFEKGDLVFQGVYQADEGIDALDRAIRQAELKAISRGARGKPSALLVGEDQVSVLSQNLRNLNGEVLVVIRATNNQIKGFPVSVDMQLLDNRVLYVREQPIRSRLINVGPTGVKTNRELTQFLQNLALDAIKSLQEQGIPLENLPSGLSTADTVNMVNSLKTLKGSVLVGIVSRADIKPSSKVVIYPRILR